CCTCGGTCATGCTCGGCTCCCTGCTCGCCGGCACCGCCGAGGCGCCGGGCGAGATCACCGTCGTCAACGGCAAGCAGTACAAGATGTACCGCGGCATGGGTTCGCTGGGCGCGATGAAGGGCCGCGGCCTGCACGGCGAGAAGCGGTCCTACTCCAAGGACCGGTACTTCCAGGCCGACGTCACCAACGAGGAGAAGCTGGTGCCGGAGGGCATCGAGGGCCGTATCCCGTTCCGCGGCAACGTCGACTCGATCGTCTACCAGATGGTCGGTGGCCTGCGGGCGGCCATGGGCTACACCGGCTCCCACACCGTCAGCGACCTCAACGACGCGCACTTCGTGCGGATCACCGGTGCCGGCCTGCGGGAATCCCACCCGCACGACATCCAGATGACCGTCGAGGCCCCGAACTACTACCAGCGCTAACCGCCGGACGAAGGAACACACACCATGCAGGATCAGGTCAGTATCGGCATGGGCCGGACGGCCCGGCGGGTCTTCGGACTCGACCAGGTCGACATCGTGCCCTCCCGCCGGACCCGTTCGTCCCACGACGTGGACACCACCTGGAAGATCGACGCCTACCGCTTCGCCATCCCGGTGATGACCCACCCGTCGGACGCCGTGGTCACCCCGGAACTCGCCGTGGAGTTCGGGAAGCTCGGCGGTCTGCCGGTCATCAACGCCGAGGGTCTGTGGGGCCGGCAGGCGGACCTCGAGGGTGCCCTGGCGAAGGTCCGGGCCGCCGCGGGCGGGGATGACCCGCTGGGCGTGCCGGCCCCCGGCTTCGCGGCCCAGCGGGTGCTCCAGGAGCTGCACGCGGCCCCGGTCGACCACGGGCTGCTCGCCGAACGCATCGCCGAGGTCCGGGACTCCGGTGTCACCTTCGGTGTCCGCGTCTCCCCGCAGAACGCCCGGGCCCTCGCCCCGGAGCTCATCAAGGGCGGTCTCGACCTGCTGGTCATCCAGGGCACCCTGATCTCCGCCCAGCACGTCTACTCCGACGGTGAGCCGCTGGACCTGCGGGAGTTCGTCGGTTCACTGGACGCCCCGGTCATCGCCGGCGGTGTGGTGGACTACACGACCGCCATGCACCTGATGCGGACCGGCGTCGCCGGGGTGATCGTCGGTGCGGGCACGACGACGAACACGACGACACTGGGCATCGACGTCCCGATGGCCACCGCCGTCGCGGACGCCGCCGCGGCACGGCTCGACTATCTCGACGAGACCGGCGGCCGCTACGTCCACGTCATCGCCGACTCCGAACTGTCGTCGTCCGGCGACGTCGCCAAGGCCATCGCCTGCGGTGCGGACGCCGTCTCCCTCGGCGCCCCGCTCGCCGTCGCGGAGAACTCGGGCGGCCGGGGCTACTTCTGGCCCGCGGTCGCCGCCCACCCCAAGCTGCCCCGGGGTGAGGTGGACGCCGTCGCCGGCGCCTACGGCACCCTGACCCGGGACGCCGTCCCGCTGGAGAAACTGCTGTTCGGGCCCACCGACAACCCCTACGGCGAGGAGAACCTCGTCGGCGGGCTGAAGCGGTCGATGGCCAAGTGCGGCTACACGGACCTGAAGAGTTTCCAGAAGGCTCCGCTGGTCGTGCGCTGACCTGCCGTCCCCCTCTTGTGGAGACGTGGTGGGCGGCGTAGTTTCTCCGCTCATGCAGCATGCACAGGGCGCGTCACCGATGCGCCTGGACGCCTTCACGGCACAGAACCCCCGACCGCTCCGCACCCCGGCGAAGGACGACCGTCACCCCTGGTGGCAGGTCCTCTGCCTGTCCGGGGTCGACTACTTCTCCACCCTCGGCTACCAGCCGGGCATCGCCGTCGCCGCGGCCGGCGCCCTGGCGCCGGTGGCCACCGTCATCCTCGTCCTCGTCACCCTCTGTGGGGCGGTGCCGGTGTACCGCCGGATCGCCCGGGAATCGCCGGACGGGCTCGGGTCGGTGGGCATGCTCGCCCGGATGGTGACGGGCTGGAAGGGCAAGCTGCTCATCCTCGTCCTCCTCGGCTTCGCCGCCTGCGATTTCCTCATCACCATCTCCCTGTCCGCCTCGGACGCCGCCGCCCACCTGCTGAGCAGTTCCTCGGACCCGTGGATCATCCCGGTGACCCTGGCGCTGCTGGCGCTGCTGGCGGTGGTCTTCTTCCGCGGCTTCGCCGAGGCCGTCCGGGTCTCCGTCGTCCTGGTCACCGCCTATCTCGGACTGACCACGGTCGTCGTCGTGCGCGGCCTGTGGCGGATCGTCACCGAGGGCGGCCACGTCGCCGACTGGACGGCCTCCCTGTCGGCGGCGCATTCCTCGCCGTGGGCGATGGTCGCCGTCGCGGTCATCGTCTTCCCGAAACTCGCCCTCGGCATGTCCGGCTTCGAGACCGGGGTGTCGGTGATGCCGTTGATCCGTGGCGACCGCGGGACCCGGATCCGCCACGGCCGTCGCCTCATCCTCACCAGTGCGGTGGTGATGAGCGGCTTCCTCGTGGCGTCCTCGCTGTGTGTGACGATGCTCGTGCCCGGCGACGCTCTGGCGGAGGGCGGTCCGGCGAACGGTCGCGCGCTGGCCTGGCTCGCCCACGAGGAGTTCGGTGACCTGTTCGGCAACGTCTACGACACGGCGACCATCGCCGTCCTGTGGTTCGCCGGCGCTTCGGCGATGGCGGGGCTGCTCGCCCTGATCCCGAAATACCTGCCGGTCTACGGGATGGCCCCGGAGTGGGCGCGCCGGTCCCGGCCGATGGTGGCGGTGCTCACCGTGCTCGCCGTCGTGCTGGTGCTCGTCTTCCGGGCGGACGTGGACGCCCAGTCCGGTGCCTATGCCACGGGCGTCCTCGTCCTGCTGACCTCCGGTGCGGTGGCGGTGACCGTGTCGGCGGCCCGGGCCGGGCAGCGCCGCCGTCGCATCCTGTTCCTCGTGGTGACCGCCGTGCTCGGGTACACGACGGTGGCCAACGTGGTGGAGCGCCCGGAGGGTGTGAAGGTCGCCGCGTGGTTCATCGTCGGGATCCTGCTGGTCTCCGTGGTGTCGCGGACGCGCCGCTCGCTGGAACTGCGGGACACCGGGATTCGCTATGACCGGGCGGCGGAGAACATCCTGCACGCCGCCGTCGCCGGGACCGGGGAGCTGCGGCTCGCCCCGTACGCCGGCGGCACCGACGGAGAGTACGGCCGGGTCGACCGCCGGATCCGGCAGACCAACCGGCTCGTCGACGACCGTCCGCTGGTCTTCCTGGAGATCGTCGTCCGTGACCCCAGTGACTTCGCCAGCCCGCTGGAGGTCACCGGTCGGTCCGTCGACGGCGTCCCGGTGCTGCAGGTCGCGGCGACGGCGGTGCCCAACGCCGTCGCCGCGCTCGCCCTCGACATCCGGGACTTCACCGGGGTGGTGCCGGACATCTACTTCTCCTGGGAGGCGGCATCGCCGGTCCGTGAGATGCTGCGGTTCCTGGCCGTGGGGAGGGGGGAGAATGCGGCGGTGACCCGCGAGATCCTCCGCCGGGTCGAACCGGAGGCGGGACGCTGTCCGCGGGTGCACGTCGGGTAGGGTTGTGGGCGTGACGCACCCACAGAATCCCAGCAGCCCGGGTAATCCGCGCCCGGTCCTCGTGGTGGATTTCGGGGCCCAGTACGCGCAGCTCATCGCCCGACGCGTCCGCGAGGCCCGGATCTACTCCGAGGTTGTCCCGCACACGATGTCCGCCGAGGAGGTCGCCGCGAAGAATCCGGCGGCGCTGATCCTCTCCGGTGGTCCCTCCTCCGTCTACGCCGACGGCGCCCCGGCCCTGCAGCCGGGTCTGCTGGACCTCGGCGTGCCCGTCTTCGGTATCTGCTACGGCTTCCAGGCCATGACGGACGCCCTCGGCGGCACCGTCTCGCAGACCGGTGACCGTGAGTACGGCCGGACCGACGTCACCGTGGACGGCGGTGCACTGCACTCCGGCTTCGAGTCGACCCACAAGGTCTGGATGAGCCACGGGGACGCCGTCTCCGAGGCCCCGGCCGGCTTCACCGTCACCGCGCACTCCGCCGGTGCCCCGGTGGCCGCCTTCGAGTGCCCGGAGAAGCACATGGCCGGCGTGCAGTACCACCCCGAGGTGCTGCACTCCCCGCACGGTCAGGAGGTGCTGACCCGCTTCCTGTACGACATCGCCGGTCTGGAACCGACCTGGACCGCCGGAAACATCGCCGAGCAGCTCATCGACGCCGTCCGTGAGCAGGTCGGCCCCGAGGGACGTGCGATCTGCGGCCTGTCCGGCGGCGTGGATTCCGCCGTCGCGGCCGCCATCGTGCAGCGTGCCATCGGCGACCGGCTGACCTGTGTCTTCGTCGATCACGGCCTGCTGCGGCAGGGTGAGCGCGAGCAGGTCGAGCATGACTTCGTCGCCGCCACCGGTGCGAAGCTGGTGACCGTCGACGAGCGGGAGGCCTTCCTGTCCAAGCTCGCCGGGGTGACCGATCCGGAGGCCAAGCGCAAGGCCATCGGTGCAGAGTTCATCCGCTCCTTCGAGCGTGCCGTCGCCGGTGTGCTGGCGGACGCCCCGGAGGGTGCCAGCGTCGACTTCCTCGTCCAGGGCACCCTGTACCCGGACGTGGTGGAGTCCGGCGGCGGTTCCGGTACCGCGAACATCAAGAGCCACCACAATGTCGGCGGCCTGCCGGACGATGTGGAGTTCACTCTCGTCGAGCCGCTGCGTCTGCTGTTCAAGGACGAGGTCCGTGCCGTGGGCCGGGAGCTCGGTCTGCCCGAGATCATCGTCAACCGGCAGCCCTTCCCGGGGCCCGGTCTGGGCATCCGCATCATCGGTGAGGTCACCGCGGAGCGGCTGGAGATCCTGCGCAGCGCGGACGCCATCGCCCGTGAGGAGCTCACCGCCGCCGGCCTGGACGACACGATCTGGCAGTGCCCGGTCGTGCTGCTCGCCGACGTGCACTCGGTCGGTGTCCAGGGCGACCACCGCACCTACGGTCATCCGATCGTGCTGCGTCCGGTCACCAGTGAGGACGCGATGACCGCCGACTGGACCCGGGTGCCCTATGAGGCGCTGGAGACGATCTCCACCCGGATCACCAACGAGGTCGCGGAGGTCAACCGTGTGGTGCTCGACGTGACCAGCAAGCCGCCGGGAACCATCGAGTGGGAGTGAGTCCACCGCTCCCCGGGCAGTGACAGGCCCCCGTCCGGACGGTGTCCGGGCGGGGGCCTGCCGTCTGCGGGGTCAGCGGCCGCGGCGGGCCCGGGTGGCCGCGATGTCCCCGAGTTCCTTGGTGCCGTCGATGTGGGGGATCATCTGCCAGGTGAAGGCGGCGGCGACGCCCCAGACGATGACGGCGATGACCCAGTTCGCCGGGTGGAT
This is a stretch of genomic DNA from Corynebacterium nuruki S6-4. It encodes these proteins:
- a CDS encoding GuaB3 family IMP dehydrogenase-related protein, whose amino-acid sequence is MQDQVSIGMGRTARRVFGLDQVDIVPSRRTRSSHDVDTTWKIDAYRFAIPVMTHPSDAVVTPELAVEFGKLGGLPVINAEGLWGRQADLEGALAKVRAAAGGDDPLGVPAPGFAAQRVLQELHAAPVDHGLLAERIAEVRDSGVTFGVRVSPQNARALAPELIKGGLDLLVIQGTLISAQHVYSDGEPLDLREFVGSLDAPVIAGGVVDYTTAMHLMRTGVAGVIVGAGTTTNTTTLGIDVPMATAVADAAAARLDYLDETGGRYVHVIADSELSSSGDVAKAIACGADAVSLGAPLAVAENSGGRGYFWPAVAAHPKLPRGEVDAVAGAYGTLTRDAVPLEKLLFGPTDNPYGEENLVGGLKRSMAKCGYTDLKSFQKAPLVVR
- a CDS encoding amino acid transporter; translated protein: MQHAQGASPMRLDAFTAQNPRPLRTPAKDDRHPWWQVLCLSGVDYFSTLGYQPGIAVAAAGALAPVATVILVLVTLCGAVPVYRRIARESPDGLGSVGMLARMVTGWKGKLLILVLLGFAACDFLITISLSASDAAAHLLSSSSDPWIIPVTLALLALLAVVFFRGFAEAVRVSVVLVTAYLGLTTVVVVRGLWRIVTEGGHVADWTASLSAAHSSPWAMVAVAVIVFPKLALGMSGFETGVSVMPLIRGDRGTRIRHGRRLILTSAVVMSGFLVASSLCVTMLVPGDALAEGGPANGRALAWLAHEEFGDLFGNVYDTATIAVLWFAGASAMAGLLALIPKYLPVYGMAPEWARRSRPMVAVLTVLAVVLVLVFRADVDAQSGAYATGVLVLLTSGAVAVTVSAARAGQRRRRILFLVVTAVLGYTTVANVVERPEGVKVAAWFIVGILLVSVVSRTRRSLELRDTGIRYDRAAENILHAAVAGTGELRLAPYAGGTDGEYGRVDRRIRQTNRLVDDRPLVFLEIVVRDPSDFASPLEVTGRSVDGVPVLQVAATAVPNAVAALALDIRDFTGVVPDIYFSWEAASPVREMLRFLAVGRGENAAVTREILRRVEPEAGRCPRVHVG
- the guaA gene encoding glutamine-hydrolyzing GMP synthase, with translation MTHPQNPSSPGNPRPVLVVDFGAQYAQLIARRVREARIYSEVVPHTMSAEEVAAKNPAALILSGGPSSVYADGAPALQPGLLDLGVPVFGICYGFQAMTDALGGTVSQTGDREYGRTDVTVDGGALHSGFESTHKVWMSHGDAVSEAPAGFTVTAHSAGAPVAAFECPEKHMAGVQYHPEVLHSPHGQEVLTRFLYDIAGLEPTWTAGNIAEQLIDAVREQVGPEGRAICGLSGGVDSAVAAAIVQRAIGDRLTCVFVDHGLLRQGEREQVEHDFVAATGAKLVTVDEREAFLSKLAGVTDPEAKRKAIGAEFIRSFERAVAGVLADAPEGASVDFLVQGTLYPDVVESGGGSGTANIKSHHNVGGLPDDVEFTLVEPLRLLFKDEVRAVGRELGLPEIIVNRQPFPGPGLGIRIIGEVTAERLEILRSADAIAREELTAAGLDDTIWQCPVVLLADVHSVGVQGDHRTYGHPIVLRPVTSEDAMTADWTRVPYEALETISTRITNEVAEVNRVVLDVTSKPPGTIEWE